GTGCGATGGAAACAGTTACTACATAAAAAACAACGCCTGTTGAAATGTACCACCTGGTGTATTTGGTTATTTTTTCTAAATTATTACAGTTCAATGTTCAGTTGAAAAACACTAATATAAACATACTCTCACATACACAGTGTTTAGATGTGTATGTAGAGTGTAATTCAAGTTATTTGCCAATTTATGTGAATAGAATGTACATAGAAATCTAGATAAGGACTTTACCGCACTGTTCTAGAGagtttaatatgtttttatggGGAAAAGCTCATTATTATGTTATCAGAACTGTcaaaaaacaagatatttataGTGCAAAAAATTAGATAAGATGGAAAACAAGACAACGTAACGTGGAGGTTTTCacaatatttgtaaaaaaaaccccaacaattATTAGATGAAAAATTACTTTCTTTAGAAATGTACTCTTTTTACAGTAGTTGTACGAATTTAAACCGTTTTGtaaaattcattttcacaagAAACAAGATATTACATCTCGAGTcgatttaaatattataaagtGATGTTTTAGAGCCATTTCGACAGTTTAATACACTCTTAAAAAGACAATTGCTACACTCATCGTTACCAAcatgtaatataaaaaaatacttgtcTCGCATATttaataaacatgaataaaaagtaaCCAGATTAGGTTAACGCGAATCCAGCCCGCGGAACCTTTTTTTCCGTCCATCGAACACGGACAGGTTTCCTGTGAGCGCTTCCGATTTTAgcgttagcagcagcagtggctgcatgtgttttgtatttatctcctaatttacatgtaaaataagCGAGTTATTTGTGCTCAGACGCACAGTATAGTGTGTTTATTTCACCAAATAAAGACTCGGAGAAGCTCAGTGATGAATTTCGTCTTTCGAAAGGTGAGAattatttttttgctaaatgtttgtgtttgttcgaACACAGAGGTCAAACTTTAGCGTCCACACTTTCTGCTACTGTAGTGTTTTATAGTTTGTGATTAACCAGTGGCTTAAAATTATTAATGTTAACGTATTTATTATAaggttttaatatattttattgcaAAACATCCATTGCTTGTTACTGGGCTTCAATTTAGTTCCAGTCAGTTTTACTGCAGAAATGTCGAGAAAATTGAAGGTTAATTCTATTCTATGTTCAACAACGATATCCAAGATTTCCTACTATGAAATAAGTATTAAGAATTCATTATTGtaagcaacaaaaacatttaataagtGTGTATTCCTGCCCTCCTTGTCAAGTCATTTGTCAATTAATTATCACGCGATGTTATCACAATATCATGATTTATGAGTATTATGAtatcatgatacgatattattacaatattgcaAAAAATAGTTGTGAAAtcatatattgtgatatatacaCACTACAGCTCccgtgagagtgagcacttggcaccatctagtggactgacatttttttttacgctAATCAACTAAAAGTTAATTTCTAAAAAATgatatgctaaaaaaaatacaatttcgAAACTTGGTGTCTGATAATATCGTGACATTTCACTATCAAGCCAAGAATTGTATGGtaaattttttttgttaaagtccAAGGGGATATCCTATtgcatattatttatttttttagagaAAGCTTAAATCGAAGACAAAAACTGTTAATGGATTTTTTACTGGCCCTACCCATTATTGTAATATTTcgcacaataataatgataataataataacaataaagaattAAATCAATATACATACGTAGATATTGTTTGTAAATTTGCTCTATTGTAACCAAAGCAACttatataaatacaacattttgaCATCGCTCCCTCTGTGTTTAGTTGCAGGCGTCTTTCACACAGCAGGCGTTTGTGTTCAGCCAAACACTTCCTGTATGCAGGTAAGTCTCTCTAATGCTCACAGAAGCGTTGAGTTGAAGGTTGTTGTAATGATGGCGATAAGGATAAGCAGTAACACCTGGCTACAGTttgtactgttgttgttttctgatgttgtCTAATTATTATGTATATGGTTCTCGGTCTCGCTTGTAAAAGAGCTTTTAATCTGTGAATTCCTTgcaaaataaagattaaataacacattttcaatgCCACAAAATGGATCCTGGATCCTCCCCTGTGGAGAAAATAGCgaatatttaatttaacagAATAATAACGCGATAAATCGTCTCTTTTTGTGCTGTTTGATTTAAAAGGGCAGCACCTTCAGTCCAGTGTCCCACGTGGGGTAcgtacatacaaacacacatgtccTTTGCTTGTCAGTATTTGTTGCACAgttgtgtgttaaatgtatctcgcacatgcacacatttgtgtgctcACGATGAGTGTGTTGATGGACAGTTATTGTTGTGTGGTCTTTTTCAGGTGCAGCTTTTGTAAATGAAAGACAACATCACAGTATGCCAACTCACGAGATTGGCAGGTGGAAACATCTGATGAAGAAGAGAGTGGTAAGACTCCGACAcctgagtgggtgtgtgtgttttcacgtgTTCAGGACCTTTTCTTGTATAATGTCGTGTTTCATTTATATCCAAAGCCAAAGTAACTTAAGGTAGCCATTATTAGCGTGGCATTATCATATAAACACCATAGCAACATGcacacagtttaaaatgaaacagtGCTATGTGTTCGACtgattttactgtgaaacacgTACGGGGTACGTGAGTTCAGGAACACGCGCCATGACCTTGGAAATTACTActacaaatgcaaaataaatattgaccttgtcaggaccagtccgAATGagtggaaatcaatgcagtgtccttgaAACTCGTACAACCACACCACATGGAACCTTCACTGCTTGGGCGTGTCTGAAACAAATGGTCTAAAATCTcgatgacatgtttgttttgtacggttgttttttcagcaaaagaaaaagaaagatcgGTTTCAGATGAAACCGATCGTCGCATCGACGGACTCTGCTTACGGAACTCTGAACGTGCAAGTGTCGGGTTACGACATGGCGCTGGTGGAGCACTACACCCAATACATCCACAACCTGTGCAACCGACTCGGCATCAACGTCGGATTGTGGTAAGGAGATTGAACGAAAGAAGATGTTGTTCCTGCTTTTTATTACATGTTCCAATAATGTTTAGGGTTTTATATGCGACCCAGTaattattacctttttttttaaaaaaaaaagtaacaaccTTTTTCTTATTGTTTGTCTTCCCACACACAGCTACGCTTTGCCAACCAAAACCATGGAGGTCATGCTGATGCAAGAGAAGGGCACTAAGATGTACGTCGATGCCGTACTAAAGACGCACGAGAGAGTCGTCCAGGTAAAAGGTGTTTTTACTTATTTctcatatatatgttagtttcttaagaaaaaaacaaatattctttttatatttcatgCGTTTGCACAGCTGAGAAGCCTGGACACGATGTTATGTCCCATACTCATGGACGTCGTTTTGAAGAATCAACCGGAGGGAGTTAAACTTTCTGTGAAAGAGGTGAGTTAgcctgaccttttttttttccctcatgtttttgtattttttgattAAAAGTTGAGAGAATGAAATGTATTGAAAtagttttgcttttaaaatgaaaattgttacTTCCATGGTCgactgctgtgttcacaccagaaGCGCTATTTTTTTGCATCGCTTTGCATCGCCCATCGTATCAATCACGGCACGggatcattttgtacattttgtgatgTGATGGGGAGCGATTGACGCAAGTGGGATGTTTCCGGGAATTTCTTTTCACTGTCAACCAAAGGGTTGTTTGGTATCAATCTGGTagttttttccattacttcatagtacctcctcagtgtgggcggggtcgtcatagcacggctgcacgtcgttttatacgcgacacaattGCATTAACTAATGACTtgtaaagctgttgttttccaTGTAACTGATTCATtagaattcattaaaaaagataagttcagtacttcctgcatgaccggaacTGAAATACGACGGGatgggttgtgattcggctcacgatcacCGGCTTTCAGccgtgctgtcgctaaatacaccaggtttgacacatttcctttgctaaatgttggagattaaatttttaagtctttttaactgatctacagttcggcactgttcgctttgattcttgtgtcggacatctcgCTCATGACACTCTCTAACCAATCAGTGTACagcattttagtatcggctcagctcgcttggaacctttgCCTAAAAACccccaggtaccaggtactatcactaatggaaaagcaaaaaaagagagttGAGTCgcgctagaactgtataatggaaaagagccATTAGTGTATATCGATTATATTGACTGTAAATATTATCTAGATTATAACTCACTTGTGATTTTTCACTCCGCAGTTCACAGAGGAGGATTTCAAAGGCCGTTTCAAGGAGCGTCCAGAGATGCGGGAGTTGATGTCTCAAATTAACTACTAAAATGTGAGAAGAGTTTCAAACTTCACTTCCCAAAAGGAAACATGACACAGATGTTTAAATGGCCgaccattttgtttatttattccccAGCGTTCCTCAGGTgaaatactgtactgtacagcaGACGATCATCTGCATAGACAGTGTCTATCTGAATTGTCtagttttctttaatttaaaatgttaaaacattaaCACTTCTTTTTGAAAATCCCAATAAAATGCACATTGCCACATATTTCTTTTCACTCCAAGTgcgcctttttgtttttcaaagaatCACAAAAAGATGTGGTACATAATATTGTAGTTAAGTGAATGTTTCACATAGGCATTGTATTGGCGTTTTGTCCGGAAATCAGGTCCCAGGGTGGGAACATCCCAAAAACGTAGCCTTTGCGTCTTCGTGTTTTCTGGCGCTGGCATTCACCATCCCCGTCTTCATCATACTCTTGTGTTTTGGAAATTGTTCGGCAGCGTCGCCGACTActttcaatgaaaagtaactacaGTAATGTCGGGCTGAATAGATGCTAGATAATCACTAGTACACGCCCTGTCCTCAGCCACTTGAGCGAAGATTAATGGTGGAATTGAACTGTAAAATAAGGGGAGGAGAGTACGAAACGTacattcacagacacaaattttgcttgaataaacaaatgagTGATTTTTCGGTCATCTTTACTGAACATCCACAGCTTGTGCTATCAAATTCATGCCACACAGTTTAGGTTagcaaatgtactgtattttaatatataattcTATTCATTTGTAGCACAATGACAAAATGgcggtatttcagttcagtcttACCTTTTCAACAAATTTCATCGCAGTTGTTACAACATAAAACCCATTAGTACTTAAATCTTAGCAAATGTTTCCAACAGCATCGAGTCCATGGTGTTTAACGGCATGAAATGTAGCTCTAATGTCTCAAAGCAAATTCCACCTTGTGCATGTTGTCCAGCAGGGGTCACTCTAAATGATCATATTGTTATTAAGAAATTAATCCAACTTTTTGGACTGTAATTGACTGCGTCTAACAACCACAACTTTTATCACCATTTTGAGACACGTTTAACACATTAAGTGACACACTTTGTAGCCAGGGCTGTGTCAAAGGATGCTGGGTCCCTCAACGAAAAGGGGACCTGGGGCCATATCTCAAAAAACTTGTAACTTTGTAAACACATGATACTGAACAAGTATCAACAAATCACAAGCTGTTATGTCCTGTCCAAAGTAATTGGAGAGTTTCACCTATCCAGGTGACTTTTCTCACCtggatatattttttaaaatgctcttccagccaatcacaggcccAAACCCTTTTGTTTTAATCTACCAACTAATACATTTACCCTGTTTGCTCGTTAGCAGAACACCAGATTTCCTGCAATTTAGATTTGCTAACAAATTAGTTACTTTTCAAGCACTAACCCTGTCACCATCTTAGCGATAGCTACAACTCACAAACACCAACACCATGACAGGAATATCTTTACCATAACTCCAAATGTTCAGATCTAAACACGTCTATCTGGAAAATAATGTGACATAGCCACACACATCAATATGACCTAACTGAATGCAGATTGTTCACAACAAACAAGACATTGCTAAAAGTCGAGCATCCAACCGTGCAACTTAATGAATTTGTAACTCAAATTTTTTTGCATGAAATGTAAACTTTATTTGCCAGAATCAAAAGGAAATACACTCTATTTATGCTATGCTGCTAAATTTAAGAAGGTGTGGTTTAAAAATCATTGACAATACTCCCAGTTTGACGTAACTTAACTTGATATGACCGTTCAGACATTCAGCATTCATAACAATAACACCGCATTATACCTTTAAATCACATCTCATTGTACAGCATTCTTGTGCAAGGCTCGCCACATTCAAAACGATGCTAACTCGCTGATACACTGTGTTCACGCATCGATGTAAACCTGTTTTATTCTTCTCCATCTTTATCTTTTCACAGCTACAAACTTCTCTACTTTCACTTCTCTACCCAACACTCTTCTCTCTTTACCTTTCACTTCATCCCTGCTCTACCTAACTTCACTAAcaccttattttgaaaattaaattaaaaattaaaaaaagcaaatacatcAATGGTGCCTCAACTGTtcaatattaaatacataaatagtaaattatattttgaaaaatattaattaattaattaattaatttaaggttttttttccaattccTTTGTGAAGTCAGTTggcaatatttcatttttttaagctAGAACACTCAGCAAGTGTCAATTTAGCTTGTTAGCTCATGTTAGCAGAGCAGCTTAAGTTGGCCAAAGTGATTCAACTGAGTAGAGGCTTTGTTTGTAAtatgcttttcatttattttgttggcTAACTGATGGGTATTAGCCAAATCCAGTATGCTAATATGGTCTTGTAGCCACTCACAGTCCCaaacccctttttttaaaagttagcAACTAACAATAGCTTGTTATCAGAACACTAAATTGACAGAACTTCAAAAAGGCTGTAGTTACAAAATGCTCTTAATTTAGTTTGCGTGCGAACAACTGAGGCTGGGTTCTTAAGCAGTACTAGCTAATCCAGTAGGCTAGAGCTCTATTAGCTTTTTATTTAGCATGCAAGGTAGCATTTCAGACCCTGTTAATTTATGTTAATAAGTGCAGAATGacacattttacttttgtttttactattatttatccatgttattgtttttaatggtAATTTGTTTAATATTGAACACTTTAGGACTTCCATATAAAACTAGAGCGActgcttattattattcagatgAGCATTGTCAATTCCTGATTTGACTTAAATCAGAGATCATCACTAATTAAACCTCCTGCTCTTGGTGCCATTAGTACAAGTGACAACATGttaccaaacaaacaaaaaaggcagaTAATGAttttgtgactgtgtttgtcaTGATTTGGAAACTCTCTAAATATAAACTTTACAAGCAGTGACCACAACACATCTGctcaaatacaacacagtaatAAAACATATGTTATACCAGTTAATACAGTGAAAtgagtattgatttttttctttttttttttttgtcctttcatGTTGTAAATAACCACCCAAAGTTGAAACTGCGAAAcataaatgaaacatgaaatacaaaataGTTGATATCTGCTCTGCTTAACATTTAGAGAAGCAcagacaatatttttttttttcatcccatCGATTTGTCTCCAGTTAGTAAAACAAACTCAGGAATACGTAAAAACAACGATACATAtgcattaaataaattaatcaatttaaaaacaaaacagaaaaaacagagtcaaaaatacatatttacaacctaataaatgaaaaaaaaacagtcttctCCTTAAGGGACAACAACAACTCTTGTTTGAATTTTAATTGACTGTTAGTTTTATATGCTGAATACCTTCACAATATCTGCCTCTGCCATTTTCTCTACAGTAGCCACACCCATGTATTGGTTTTAATTAGGTATTCAccataaatacatacagtatataaatatttgttttcttaacTAGGTTTATACTTTGCAGCATTTACTAAGTTGATATGTACTCGGCACATGGAAATCCAAATTCTGACATCATTTGTGACTGATATGTTGATATATTATGTGCCAGTGGCTACAGAAGAAAATGCTAAGCAATGCAAATGTCTGGTGGTGACATAGATCAGGATTTAGGAGCTACTCACTCCGGCAAATAACATGACTTAACTTGAGCTTCGACCAGGAGCATCTCGAgcgtcatttatttatttaattttttttaatgtttttgatgtttccaAGTAAGGAATTGACACTCAATATAGTGACAAACTACCACACAGTTGCTAACATGAGTCAATCGTCTACTGAAAGTAAATAGAGAAAATTAAAATGCGAAAATAAAGTCACTTGGTCACATCTAAATTCACAAGTTGCTATTTATAAAAAGCACTTCAAATCAAAAAATAgagaaaattaaagtaaaactaGGACTgcaacaaacgattattttTACGATTAATCGAgtgcttgtttggtccatgaaatgtcagaaaacattgaaaaaattCCCAAATGAATggaccacaaaccaaaatttgttggttttaatgatttctttgttaaaacgagcaaagaaaccagaaaatatttacatttaagcaactgaaaaagcagaaagttagttataattataaataaaaaaaacactgaaattgaTTAATCGGCTATCAAAAAGTTACTGATTAATTGAAGAGTATTTGCAGCCCCAATGGAAATGCttgcttaaatgtgaaaataaaaacctgtcttTTGGTTTGTAGATATTACACAGCTCTTGACTGGAATTCACTCAGCGGCTATTTTTGCGATCGTTTTAATAAAGACCATTACCCACAGGTCATAGCAGTTGGTACATCTGCCTCACTTTTTCCTGACAAAATGCTCTCAGTTCAGGTCCCAGTCTCTAATCCAGTGGGCTTAAAGTTAAGGAGTGCAGCTACCGCTTCACTTAGGGGTCTGGCTGTCATGTCAATAATCAGtctgaaaacatcagcacaaagGTGTAGAAACTGTCGTGAGTTGGTGTTGCAGCAAAATATGCTAAGATGCTAACCTTTGCCGTGGCTAAATCCTCAAATATAAAACGGTACAAGTTCAAATTTAAGTATTTAAAgtcgtgtttccaccaagtggtacGGTTTAGTTCGGTACACAatagtatgtatttttttccgtttccattaggaatactACCAAAATATCTAGCCCCACTCGTGCTATTTTTTTGGCACCAATTACTTTTGGTTACCGGAGTAAAATAGTATAGTACGGTGAGGctggagctagactggctccacccacgaaAGTCAGCTGACTGGGTGATCGGTGAATTATCCCATTGAAGACGAGGTAAACGTAAAAAAGATCTGCTGGACTTTCGATAAAGCTGTTTGTTCTCAAATGcgtgcaagcctgacccagggctttaccgttctgaactgaaccaaactgaaccgtaccatgatggaaacacagtatATGGGTGGGACCATTCCTTGAGCACAATGATAATGTTTGTGTGGCCTACGTGAACTTGGCATTTTATGCAAATAAACATGTTCGTCGTCTGCAAATTGCTAAACTGCGCCACACATGTTCAGGCATTAAAGGTCTATTACATGATTTAGTTGCATAAAGACTGCTTGCAAACATGAGTTGTACAGTATAGTTggtcaaagttttttttcttccaacaaTGAACACTGTGTAGCTAGCATTTATTTCTTCTCCTGAAATGCCTCAAATTTCTGTGCCGCTCCACCACGCACGCACTCTAGAAATTCAGCGCCCAGAATGTCAGTATCTTAACAAAACCACCCTGTCTTTTCATGATTAAAGAGCTCTTTAGTTGATTTGTCGGGAGGATATGTTACAGTGCAGAGTTTCTCCTACAGACATAAATGCATAGGATACAAATCAGTCCAACACAACGATAAACAGCAAgcaatacaaaaagaaaaacggaTCACAGGGACTGCGATCGAAGTAAAAGTCTTAGTCGTTGGCACTGGGTTTCAGAAAGTGAAAGGATTAATTGTTATACACTGTtggttaattattatttttttatcctaTATCTATAACGGGCCAAAACAAATTCACAGACATTCTGAACACGGGagtaaatttaaataaatgtaataataaaagtatCAACAATCTCTTTAAAAGCGAGTTGAcacgtgtgtgagtgcgtgtgtgtgctggcgtctgttttattttattttttggggttAACACAGAGTCTGCTAAGGCTTCATTGTggggaaaagagagacacagtgtTTTAAAGAGTAGTTATTAGTTTAGTTTCAACAGTCTTGCTATAGCTAATATGATGGTGCGCGGCGGGAATGGCATAGTGGGTGGATTTTGATGTGTACCTGACCTCAACACTTATTTcccccttttattttttatctatttaaattTCCACAAGCCTTCTTTGAAAGGAAAACCACACACTGGTTATTTTCTGTGCAACAAATGAAATggcaataataatactaaaaaaaacaagggttaaAGCAACGGTAATAtttgtctcttactttgtcACGTAATGCGACACGTTCGCTCTAAATATAACACTGGATATATTCTCTcaaaatatacttttatattctCCAATGCAGTCCAACGCAgatgaatgggtgaaactgGACGACAGTGAAGATTAGCTGTGGAACGCAGgtataatatattatttctgccatattgtatttaatatattatatgtgtatttacatgtataAGCAGATTTCCACAGTCCCctttatttaaaggaaaaacactTAGGGGGAATGAGTGTCCGTGGTATAACTGCTGTAACATTTCCAgcttaatgttttctttaaataactCTTGCAATGGCTATAAGCTAAACAGCTAAAGGCAAATATTGGCTTCTATGAAAATTTACTTTAAATATCTTCCTCTAAAATACATTTGCTCCATGAACAGATATAATTATCTACGCCAGAGTAAAGGGAATGCGTATAGAACGGCTAGCCAAGACATGTATAGCAACCTTTCTTGTCAATTTTGTTCCATATACACAATATGGCAACGTGATGACGGTAATGTTTTCTAAACGATATGGGTTCGGGTTTAAAGGAAAAGCTAAACATTTGGGGAAATATGCCCCGAcatgcttgttgtttttctcatcGTTTGCTAAAGGGCAGCTAAACGCAGAGACAGGAAACAGCCTGACTCGATCAAAAGTTCTACaattaacacaacacacctaTTATTTAATACGTACAAAAAGCAAATTATAACAAAACACAGGCTCCAGTAGCCTCCTGCTAGCTTGAGTTTAGCTGATTTGCATATTTCCCTAAATACTGAACTTTTCCTTTGTCATTTACTAACACACCTAAACAAATATGTAGCAAAATGCTAAAGTAGGTGTTAGAAATGAGTTTGAGATATTAGCTTTACTCACCTAAACCTAaaaactttgtgtttgttttgttttacctgtCTTATTATGACGTTTTAgtttcaaagaaaagaaaaaaaactgctgaatCATGTTAGTCGTGGTTGTAAATACACATCTAAATTTGCTTACCCGTCAGcttttttgtgtgacatttttcttACAAGGGTAAAACTTTTGccatttcattgttgttttgtatCAAACGGGTGGTCGTCGCTCTCACTGTAACAGCCTCGACACACAAACGCACTCATGCTTAAACACGTCGTCACAGTGGGAACAGTGTTTACAGAGCCCACTGGCTGTGAACTGAGCATTTAAATCGTACTCacactctctttttctctcaaacacaaactgtcaaatccattttcagatttcttcttcttcttctattgtcttatttattttattttttttaatccccatTGCGTCTTCCCGTCTTCCTTCAGCTTGGGAAGAGGCCGC
The nucleotide sequence above comes from Solea senegalensis isolate Sse05_10M linkage group LG3, IFAPA_SoseM_1, whole genome shotgun sequence. Encoded proteins:
- the mrpl48 gene encoding 39S ribosomal protein L48, mitochondrial, which gives rise to MNFVFRKLQASFTQQAFVFSQTLPVCRAAPSVQCPTWGAAFVNERQHHSMPTHEIGRWKHLMKKRVQKKKKDRFQMKPIVASTDSAYGTLNVQVSGYDMALVEHYTQYIHNLCNRLGINVGLCYALPTKTMEVMLMQEKGTKMYVDAVLKTHERVVQLRSLDTMLCPILMDVVLKNQPEGVKLSVKEFTEEDFKGRFKERPEMRELMSQINY